TCGAACTCGACGTGCCGGCTGGCCACACGAGCGGGGCAATTGTCCCGTTCGAAACGCCGGACGTCGCGCCCGGCCAGCAGTGTTACGCGACCATTCGACTCCGGCTACCAGCCGACACGGACTGGGCAGAAGCGGGCCACGAAATCGGTTTTGAACAGTTTGAGGTGCCCGTCGACACTGACCCTGCGCCCGCTGTTAGGTCGGGCAAGGACGAGGGTGACCTCGAGGTGGAGTCTACCGACGACGAGATTACGTTCCGCGGCGACGGCTTCACGTACACGTTCGACACCGCCAGCGGCCAGTTCAGCGAACTCGCCGTCGACGGCCACCCGGTGGCAACTGGCGGTCCGCAGGTTGACGCGTTCCGCGCGCCGGTGCCAAACGAGGGTCGCATCCAGAGTTCGACTGAATGGGGCTACGAAAACCAGACCGAGTGGGAGTCGCTGGGGCTGGACGACACCCGCCATGAGGTGTCCGATCTGACACTCGAGCAGCCAGCAGCTGACCACGCCCACCTCGTGGTCGAGACGGCTGTGCAGAACCCGGACGACGAGACGCTGTTCGAGGTCACAACCACGTACGATGTCCACGCGAGCGGGGACATCGTCCTCACGACCGATATCGAGCCGACGGCGTTCCTCCGCGACTCGCTCGAGTCGTGGCTGCCGCGGCTCGGAATCGACTTCGAGCTGCCGTCGTCGGTGACCGACCTCGAGTGGGTCGGCCGTGGGCCACACGAGACGTATCCGGACCGCTCGGCAAGTGGCGAAATTGGGCGCTACAGCGGGTCGATTGCGGACCAGACCGTCCCGTATCGTGTGCCACAGACGAACGGGAATAAGACGGATGTCTCCTGGGCGAGCCTCACCGGGCCACAGTCGGGACTGCTCGTCTTCGGCGACGAGTCGTTCACCCTCCGAACGGATATTTACGAGAATCTGGCGACAGCCGACTCGCCGGCGGATCTCGAGCCACGGGATGGCACGCGACTTTCCATCGACGCGGCCGTATCGGGTGTTGGCGGAACACCCGTGAAACCGCTCGCCGAGTACCGAGTCGAGCCTGCGCCGACGACGTTCACGGTGGCACTGCGCCCGTACGAACTAGCCGCTGTCGATCCTGCAGAACTGGCTCGCCGAACCTTCCTTGAGAAGTAGCGTCTAAACCATCTGTTTTCTGACTGTATTGTGGGTGTACTCGAGTACGGACTCGAGTAAACGTCTGAACGTCCTGTTTAACCGTATTGGCCGTCAGGTGGGACATGTGCCATAAAGGATAATATGCCCTGGAAGTGTATCCGAGTATGGACAAACGGATTCGAGGACTCGTTCCCACAGTGGTGCGGGAACGATATGCGCTCAAATTCGGGATTGTACTCTTACTGATGGGACTCTCAATCGGTGCGATTGGATTTATTGCGACTGCAGAAATCACTGAGAGCGTCGAGGGCTCGGCACTTGAAGAACAAGAAGATACGGCGGTCCGTGAGGCGGCGGCGTTCGACGAGTGGGATGAACAGAACGAGAATTTCCTCGTAACGGCATCGAACTCACCTGTCATCCACTCAGATGATGATGAGGCTATCGAGAGCTATTTACAGGAGATTTACTACGACTTCCCCGAAGAGCGGATGAACGTTCTGTTCGTCGATACCGCGAGTGAAGAGGTTATCGCTGGCGTCGACAGCAACGCGGCGTCAGTGTCGGACAACAACTTCCCCGATGGAGACGAACTTGATGACCTCTCGATCCACACGGTCCAGCGAACGGGTCCGTATGAGATGCCAGACGAACTCGGGATTGCCGATGACGATTCCCCCGTTGTCTCGTACTACATCGGCATCGAAGACGCAGATCGTGCCCTCATCTTTACTGTCTCACTTTCAGATCGGGTCGGAGATCACACAACACAGACCAGAAGTGACACCGTCGTAACGATGCTCGACGAGCAGGGCCGCATCGTGAGTGACGATGCGCAACTTGGATTCGTCGATAACGAAGACATGAACTCGAGTTTTCTCCGATCCTATGATGGCTACGAGGAGTATGCAGAGATCGCCGACCTCGAGGGGCCGGGCGCAATGACCGTCGACGGCCAGCCAAGTGAGTCACTTCACGACGAACCGTACGAGTTCGCCCCCGAAAACTACGTCGTGGGCTACCACACGACCGACGACGACTGGACGGTCCTGGTCCACACCAGCGAGGCGAACGCCCTCGGATTCGTCAACACCGTCAACCAGTTCGGCTATCTGCTCACCGCAATCGGAGTCGGCCTGATCGGCGTCCTCGGCGTCGTGATCGGCCGTAACACCGCGACCTCGATTCGAACGCTCTCGCGGGAGGCCGAACAGATCAAAGACGGCAACTACGACGTGACACTCGAGTCCGCACGCGAAGACGAACTGGGCGATCTCTACCGCACTGTCGACGAGATGCGCGCCTCGCTCGTCACGCAACTCGAGGAATCAGAGCAAACACGAAAGCAAGCCGAACGCGCCCGCGAGGAAGCCGATGAAGCGCGACAGGAAGCCGAACAAGCCCAGCAACAGGCTGAACAGGCCCAGCGAAACGCCCAGGAGCAGAACGACCACCTCGAGCGAACGGCGGCTCAGTACTGTGACGTGATGCAGGTCTGTGCTGATGGCGACCTGACGCGCCGTCTCGAGCCGGATACGGAGAACGAAGCGATGGCCGACATCGCGACGACGTTCAACGCAATGCTCGACGATATCGAGCAGACAGTTGCCTCGATTTCGACGTTCGCAGACGACGTGTCGGACGCGAGCGACGACGTTCGCACCGAGTGTGTCGATCTCGAGGCGAGCAGCGACGACGTGGCGGGCTCGGTCCAAGAGATCACGACGGTTGCGGGACAACAAAACGACCGGATGCAGACTATCGCCGCCGAAATCCAGGGGATGTCTGCGACAATCGAAGAAATCGCGTCGACGGCCGATACGCTCGCAAGCACCTCCCAGCAGGCTGCGAAGCAGGCCGGTGACGGGATGGACGCCGCTGAGGACGTCGTCGAAGAGATGGAAGTGATCGAGCACCGCGCCAATGGCGCACTCAGCGAACTGCGCGACCTCGAGGCGGCGATGGCTGAAATCGACGAAATCGCGGGCGTGATTACGGATATCGCGGATCAGACGAACATTCTGGCACTGAACGCCTCGATTGAGGCTGCTCACGCGAGCAACGGCGGAAACGGCGACAACAGCGGTGCCGGCTTCGCGACGGTCGCCCAGGAAGTCAAAGGCCTCGCCGAGGAGACGAAGACCTCTGCGGAGGAAATCGAAGAACTGATCGCGACCGTCCAAGACCAGACCGACACCACCGTCACGGAGATGGAAGGAATGCGCTCGCGGGTTATCGAAGGTGCTGAAACCGTCGAGGAGTCCGCGGCTGCCTTCGAGGAGATCGAATCTGGCGTCCGTGAAGCCGACCACGGCGTCCAAGAAATCAACGACGCGACCGACGATATCGCCGACGCGACGCAGGAACTCGTCTCGATGGCCGACGACGTGACTGAACTCAGCAAAGCGACTGCCAGCGAAGCCGATACTGTCGCAGATGCGGTCACCGACCAGACTGCTGCAATTACGACGGTGTCTCGAAATGCGAGTGACCTCTCCGAGCAGTCCGTCGAACTGCAAGAGCTGCTCGAGGAGTTCGAGGTTGACGATGCAACTGCTGACGGCCGTGATGGTGACGGTATTCGCACCGATCCCGACCGCGACGACCAAGCCAGCCGTGACGACGACACCCCAGGCGACCGCACACCAGTCGTTCACGACTCCCAGTAACACGACCACTTCGGTTTTGTGCTCGGTTGCGTCTGCAGTCACATATATCAATTTCAGTATTTACTAATGGTCCATACAGGAATAATTGCATAGAGAGGTTTAATAGAATCGTGTTGCTTCTTTAAGCGCGCTATATACTATGTAGCTGGCCTCTATCTGGTATCTCCATCACTCAGTAGGACAACTTTCATTACTCGCGTATTTCTTCCTATAATGCAATCAGGCGCTCTACCAACGCTACTAGTGTGGTATGAGTGGTATTATTCATTCACGAGCGGGAATCCATATATACAACTACATATTTGAGAAGTCCTAATCTAAATGACTAGTAATCCCTTGGTACCTCTCGCTCATCGTTGTTCGCCGGGGACCCTCGAGGTGGTCGCCCCTGTATCGCCCGATCTGTCCTGGCGCACGTAGTTTTAAGCCGATCCGTGGACCGTCGTTAGGCATGGCGCCAACGATCACCAAAATCGAGAGCCGGGAGTTTCGATACCCGCTCGAGGATCTTGGGACGGACGAGCACGGCTTTAACCTGATCTACGAACCCGGTGAAACGACGTGGCGAAAGCTGTTCGGGATTAAAATCCACACGGATACGGGCATTACCGGTGAGTACGTGGGCGGCAACTCCCCCGGCGCGGCCCAGATCAACATGTTCGCGGACTACCTCGTCGGGAAAAACCCGCTCGAGCGCGAGAAACACTGGAGCGAGATCAAGCGGGCGCTGCGAAAGTACGACCGGATGGGAATCGGCCCCATCGACATCGCACTCTGGGACTTCGCGGGGAAGTACTACGACGCGCCGATTCACGAACTGCTCGGGACCTATCGCACGTCGATCCCCGCCTACGCGTCGACTTACCACGGCGACGAAAACGGCGGCCTCGACTCGCCCGAGGCGTTCGCCGACTTCGGTGAGGAGTGTGCTGACCGCGGCTTCCCGGGCTACAAAATCCACGGCTGGGGAGGTAGTGACAGCAGCCGCGACCTCGAGCGCGAAATCGAGGCGATCCACGCCGTCGGTGAGCGTGTTGGCGACCGCGTCGACCTCATGTACGATCCGGCCTGTGAGTACGAGACGTTCGCCGACGCGCTCAAGGTCGGCCGCGCGCTCGATGAAGAGTCATTCCTCTGGTACGAAGACCCCTACCGTGACGGCGGTATCTCCCAGCACGGCCACCGAAAGCTTCGAGAGATGCTCGAGACGCCGATTCTCCAGACCGAACACGTGCGCGGGCTCGAGGCCCACGCGGATTTCGTCGCAAACGGCGGAACAGACTTCGTCCGCGCCGATCCGGAGTACGACGCAGGGATCACAGGAGCGATGAAAGTGGCGCGGATGGCCGAATCGTTCGGACTTGATGTGGAGTTCCACGCGCCGGGGCCAGCCCAGCGACACTGTATCGCCGCGACCCGGAACACGAATTACTACGAACTCGCGCTCGTCCATCCAGACTGCCAGAACACGCAGCCACCGGTCTACAACGGCGACTACTCGGATATGCTCGATACAATCGACAGCGACGGTCACGTCCAGGTGCCAATGGGGCCAGGCCTCGGCGTCGACTACGACTGGTCCTACATCGAAGACAACCAGACTGGCTCACTCCACATCTACGAGTGATCTAAAACACTCTCGAGTTTGACTATAGTTCCACCGTCAGTATTTCTAACAAAGAACTATTCTGCATCCATTCTATTCTCGACCGATGAAGGAGACAAGTTATGTCTAAAACAGCCAAAAGGAGACGTTTAAACTGCGAATTGGCATAATAACTGGTGTTCGTGAGGAATAAAACTGCAAAATCAACTCTCATATCGAGGGTCTTCTCGTTACTTGCCTGAGAAATAGAACCTGCGTACAACGCTTGGGGAACTCAAACTTGGCGTTAGAATTGTGCCTCGAGCTGCTGTTTCGATGGTGGAATTGTATATTTAAAGAAATACCAACTGAGAAATGTATAGTTTAGATACTATCCTGTTACTCGAGCCTGCATGCACTCGAGTCGTTTGCTCGGATCGGTATCGGTATAGGGCGGCCCCGACACGTGGGGAGTATGAACGTCACTATCACACCCTCGAGCGTTCGAGGAACGGCACGCGCACCGCCGTCGAAGAGCTACACCCATCGAGCGATTCTCGCTGCTGGGTACGCAGACGGTGCAACGGTTCGAGACGCCCTCTGGAGCGCCGACACACGGGCGACCGCCCGCGCCGTCGAGCTGTTCGGCGGAGCAGTCGAGCGCCAGTCCGATGGCACCCTCGAGATCGAGGGCTTCGATGGGCGGCCCGAGGTCCCAGCGGACGTGATCAACTGTGACAACAGCGGGACGACGATGCGACTCGTCGCCGGCACAGCCGCACTCGCCGACGGCATGTCCGTGCTGACGGGCGATGAGTCACTGCGCTCGCGGCCACAGGGGCCGCTGCTCGAGGCCATTCAGGACCTCGGCGGCTGGGCCGAGAGTACCCGCGGAAACGGACAGGCCCCGCTAGTCATCACCGGCCCAATCACCGGCGATGAGGTGTCGATCCCTGGTGACGTCTCCTCGCAGTACATCACCTCGCTGCTGATGGCCGGCGCGGTGACCGACGAGGGCATCGAGATCGACCTCGAGACCGAACTCAAGTCCGCGCCCTATGTCGATATCACGACGGAACTGCTCGCGGACTATGGTGTTGATGCCGAGCAGACCGACCAAGGATTCACCGTCGCGGGCGGGCAGTCCTACGCGCCAGCGGACGGCGAATACGCAGTTCCAGGTGACTTCTCGTCGATTTCGTACCTGCTCGCCGCGGGCGCAATCGCCAGCGAGGAGGGTATTCACGTCGAGGGAGCCCAGCCGAGCGCGCAGGGTGACACTGCCATCGTCGATATCGTCGACCGCATGGGTGCGAACGTCGATTGGGATCGCGAAAACGGAACGATTGACGTTTCGAAGGACGCGCTGTCAGGTATCGAAGTCTCCGTCGAGGATACGCCGGATCTACTGCCGACGATTGCGACGCTCGGCGCTGTCGCAGAGGGAGATACCCACATTACGAACGCAGAGCACGTCCGCTACAAGGAGACTGACCGCGTGAGCGCGATGGCCGAGGAGTTAGGGAAGATGGGCGTCGAGACAACCGAGGAACAGGACTCGCTGACGATCCACGGGAGCGAGTCGACGCCCTCCGGGGCGACCGTCGAGGGACGGGCCGACCACCGAATCATCATGTCGCTCGCGCTCGCGGGACTGGTCGCCGACGGCGAGACGACAGTGCAGGGAACGGAGCACGTTGACGTCTCGTTCCCCGGCTTTTTCGGCCTGCTCGAGGAGTTAGGCGCGGACGTGACTGAGGCGTAAGCCCCAGGCTACGGCAGTTCTGCGCGAATCCGGTCTGTGAGTTCCGCTTCAACCTCCTCAGTGAGCGTCGTGCGGTGAAGACTGATCGAAATGTCGTCGTCCTCGTATCGTGGCAACAGGTGAACGTGTGCGTGTTCGACCTGCCCGACAATCGACCCCGTCGAGTAAAAGACGCTGAAGCCATCTGGCTCGAGGGCAGTTTCCATCGCACTCGAGACGCGCTGGACGGTTTCGAAGACGGCGGTCGTGGTCTCGGCATCGGCGACGAGCAGATCCGGTCGGTGCGCCGTCGGCACGACGAGCGTATGGCCGAGGCAGGCGGGATTTTCGTCAAGAAACGCAATCGTTCGCGCATCCTCGTAGACAACCCGAGCGTCCCGCTCATCCTCGAGAATGCGACAGAACGGGCAGTCGTCGTCCATACCGAGTGCTTTCACTCAGGATACCTAATCGTTCCGACCCGACTGCAGCCACAACAGTGTGGAGGGGAAAGATTGCAAAACCTAAATGCCAGGCCCACCCACGGGTGAGTAATGAACGGCAACTCGTTCGGTCGTCTCTTTCAGGTGACCACGTTCGGCGAGAGCCACGGGGACGCAATGGGCTGTACCGTTTCGGGGGTACCAGCCGGCCTCGAGCTCTCCGAGGAGGATATTCAGGACGATCTGGACCGCCGGAAACCGGGCCAGTCGATGATTACGACCAGTCGCGGCGAACCCGACGCCGTCTCGATCAAGTCGGGCGTCCAAGACGGCTACACGACGGGCACGCCAATTGGGATGGTCATCCAGAACAAGGACGCGCGCTCGGGCAAGTACGAGCCCTTCATCACCGCGCCGCGCCCCTCTCACGGCGACTTCACCTACTCGGCGAAGTTCGGGACGCGCAACTGGGGCGGCGGCGGGCGCTCCTCCGCGCGCGAGACGGTCAACTGGGTTGCAGCGGGCGCAATCGCGAAGAAACTGCTCGCACAGGAGGGCATCGAACTCAAGGCCCACGTGAACCAGATTGGTGACGTTGAATCTCCCGAGGTGAGCTTCGAGGAAATGCTCGAGCACTCCGAGGAAAACGACGTTCGCTGTGCCCATCCCGAGACGGCGGAGGAGATGCAAGAACGAATCGCTGCGTATCAGGAAGAAGGCGACTCCATCGGCGGTTCGATCTACTTCGAAGCGCAGGGTGTGCCGGTCGGCCTCGGTGCGCCTCGATTCGATTCGCTGTCAGCCCGCCTCGGGCAGGCGATGATGGCCGTCCCGGCGACGACGGCATTCGAGTTCGGTCTCGGCACCGATGCCGCGGAATGGACGGGCAAAGACCGCAATGATGACTGGGAGTTCGACGATGACGGAAACCCAGTGCCTGTCGAGAACGACCACGGTGGCATTCAGGGCGGTATCAGCTCCGGCGAGCCGATTTACGGCGAAGTCACGCTGCACGCGCCGACCTCGATCCCGAAGACCCAACAGACCGCAGACTGGGAGACGGGCGAGTTGAAAGAGGAGAAAGTCATTGGCCGCCACGACCCCGTTCTGCCGCCGCGTGGCGTCCCCGTCGTCGAGGCGATGCTCGCGCTGACGCTCGTCGACTTCATGTTCCTCTCGGGCCGGATGAACCCCGACCGTGTCGACGACCAGCCCGGAAAGTACGACACGGACTACCACCCGAGCAACCCGGCGAACGAGTGAGCGAAGCACTGTAATCGGTCGCTGGATATCGTCGTAACATGATCCGTCTGAGATAATTCAGATGGTATTCTCCAGCTACGAACGGAGGTCACATATACAGTTATTGGCCACTATGTTTTAGGTATTTTATCTATAGAACGTCTTAAGTCTCATATCGATCAATTCTTTTATAGCATCCGTTCATCACGTTTGATATGTCACACACCGGGTCGGCAGCGACCGCCGAGAGACTCGACGGTGCCGACGAGGTCGTTGGTATCGACGACGATGGACTCGTGACCGCACAGGGTGCACTAGGCGTCGTCCATGAAACGTCGGAGATGGTCGACCAGAAATTATCGACGATCAACGAGTCAGCGACATCCCAGGTGACGGAGATGGTTGACGTCTCCGAAGACGTTGCCGAACTCAATGCGACAATCGAAGAGGTTGCTGCCAGCGCCTCCCAAATGGCTTCGCGGAGCGACCACGCGGCTGAAGCCGCTATTGATGGGCAAAACGCGACGGCCGATGCGACCGCAGCACTCGAGGACGTGACGGAGTTGATCACTGCCGTCGCGGACGATGTCGACCAACTGGTCGAGAGCGTCGAACGAATCGACGAGATTCTCGACGTGATCTCGACGATCGCCGAGGAGACAAATCTGCTTGCGCTGAACGCTTCGATTCAGGCTGCTAAAGCGGGTGCGGACGGCAACGGGTTTGCCGTCGTTGCTGACGAAATCAAATCGCTGGCCAACGAATCCCAGAAGCGAACCGACGAGGTTGAGACAGTGGTCGATGAGATTACGTCGGCGACGACGACGGTTTCCGAACGTCTCGAGGCGGCCACCGACGCCGCCGAAACCGGAACCGAACGGACTGCAGACGCCGAGCAAGAACTCGAGACGGTCTCGTCGTCGATCGAGGAGGTGGCATCGGGAATCGAGCAGGTTTCAACGGCAACTACGAAGGGTGCAGCGGCGAGCGAGCGTGTCGCCAACCGCTGCGAGGAGACTGCCGACGCGGCCGACCGCATCGACGGCGCACTCACCGAAATCGAAACTGACCGTTCGAGGCAGACTGACATGATCGCGGAAGTCGATCGCACCCTCGAGGCGGCAACTGAATCGCGCCGAGACCAGTTAGCT
The Natronolimnobius sp. AArcel1 genome window above contains:
- a CDS encoding methyl-accepting chemotaxis protein; the protein is MGLSIGAIGFIATAEITESVEGSALEEQEDTAVREAAAFDEWDEQNENFLVTASNSPVIHSDDDEAIESYLQEIYYDFPEERMNVLFVDTASEEVIAGVDSNAASVSDNNFPDGDELDDLSIHTVQRTGPYEMPDELGIADDDSPVVSYYIGIEDADRALIFTVSLSDRVGDHTTQTRSDTVVTMLDEQGRIVSDDAQLGFVDNEDMNSSFLRSYDGYEEYAEIADLEGPGAMTVDGQPSESLHDEPYEFAPENYVVGYHTTDDDWTVLVHTSEANALGFVNTVNQFGYLLTAIGVGLIGVLGVVIGRNTATSIRTLSREAEQIKDGNYDVTLESAREDELGDLYRTVDEMRASLVTQLEESEQTRKQAERAREEADEARQEAEQAQQQAEQAQRNAQEQNDHLERTAAQYCDVMQVCADGDLTRRLEPDTENEAMADIATTFNAMLDDIEQTVASISTFADDVSDASDDVRTECVDLEASSDDVAGSVQEITTVAGQQNDRMQTIAAEIQGMSATIEEIASTADTLASTSQQAAKQAGDGMDAAEDVVEEMEVIEHRANGALSELRDLEAAMAEIDEIAGVITDIADQTNILALNASIEAAHASNGGNGDNSGAGFATVAQEVKGLAEETKTSAEEIEELIATVQDQTDTTVTEMEGMRSRVIEGAETVEESAAAFEEIESGVREADHGVQEINDATDDIADATQELVSMADDVTELSKATASEADTVADAVTDQTAAITTVSRNASDLSEQSVELQELLEEFEVDDATADGRDGDGIRTDPDRDDQASRDDDTPGDRTPVVHDSQ
- a CDS encoding mandelate racemase family protein, with translation MAPTITKIESREFRYPLEDLGTDEHGFNLIYEPGETTWRKLFGIKIHTDTGITGEYVGGNSPGAAQINMFADYLVGKNPLEREKHWSEIKRALRKYDRMGIGPIDIALWDFAGKYYDAPIHELLGTYRTSIPAYASTYHGDENGGLDSPEAFADFGEECADRGFPGYKIHGWGGSDSSRDLEREIEAIHAVGERVGDRVDLMYDPACEYETFADALKVGRALDEESFLWYEDPYRDGGISQHGHRKLREMLETPILQTEHVRGLEAHADFVANGGTDFVRADPEYDAGITGAMKVARMAESFGLDVEFHAPGPAQRHCIAATRNTNYYELALVHPDCQNTQPPVYNGDYSDMLDTIDSDGHVQVPMGPGLGVDYDWSYIEDNQTGSLHIYE
- the aroA gene encoding 3-phosphoshikimate 1-carboxyvinyltransferase, which codes for MNVTITPSSVRGTARAPPSKSYTHRAILAAGYADGATVRDALWSADTRATARAVELFGGAVERQSDGTLEIEGFDGRPEVPADVINCDNSGTTMRLVAGTAALADGMSVLTGDESLRSRPQGPLLEAIQDLGGWAESTRGNGQAPLVITGPITGDEVSIPGDVSSQYITSLLMAGAVTDEGIEIDLETELKSAPYVDITTELLADYGVDAEQTDQGFTVAGGQSYAPADGEYAVPGDFSSISYLLAAGAIASEEGIHVEGAQPSAQGDTAIVDIVDRMGANVDWDRENGTIDVSKDALSGIEVSVEDTPDLLPTIATLGAVAEGDTHITNAEHVRYKETDRVSAMAEELGKMGVETTEEQDSLTIHGSESTPSGATVEGRADHRIIMSLALAGLVADGETTVQGTEHVDVSFPGFFGLLEELGADVTEA
- a CDS encoding HIT family protein → MDDDCPFCRILEDERDARVVYEDARTIAFLDENPACLGHTLVVPTAHRPDLLVADAETTTAVFETVQRVSSAMETALEPDGFSVFYSTGSIVGQVEHAHVHLLPRYEDDDISISLHRTTLTEEVEAELTDRIRAELP
- the aroC gene encoding chorismate synthase encodes the protein MNGNSFGRLFQVTTFGESHGDAMGCTVSGVPAGLELSEEDIQDDLDRRKPGQSMITTSRGEPDAVSIKSGVQDGYTTGTPIGMVIQNKDARSGKYEPFITAPRPSHGDFTYSAKFGTRNWGGGGRSSARETVNWVAAGAIAKKLLAQEGIELKAHVNQIGDVESPEVSFEEMLEHSEENDVRCAHPETAEEMQERIAAYQEEGDSIGGSIYFEAQGVPVGLGAPRFDSLSARLGQAMMAVPATTAFEFGLGTDAAEWTGKDRNDDWEFDDDGNPVPVENDHGGIQGGISSGEPIYGEVTLHAPTSIPKTQQTADWETGELKEEKVIGRHDPVLPPRGVPVVEAMLALTLVDFMFLSGRMNPDRVDDQPGKYDTDYHPSNPANE
- a CDS encoding methyl-accepting chemotaxis protein; its protein translation is MSHTGSAATAERLDGADEVVGIDDDGLVTAQGALGVVHETSEMVDQKLSTINESATSQVTEMVDVSEDVAELNATIEEVAASASQMASRSDHAAEAAIDGQNATADATAALEDVTELITAVADDVDQLVESVERIDEILDVISTIAEETNLLALNASIQAAKAGADGNGFAVVADEIKSLANESQKRTDEVETVVDEITSATTTVSERLEAATDAAETGTERTADAEQELETVSSSIEEVASGIEQVSTATTKGAAASERVANRCEETADAADRIDGALTEIETDRSRQTDMIAEVDRTLEAATESRRDQLAAEPSVPTAIDAIDDVSGGFPRGGRGVVDATAETTARVDDVLASTVTAAIAAGYDVSLSPTASLERRTLRDAFRERDTDHTLETALEADRLFVIDLFDAWTGESENVFGVENRSLGSVNECIDRQRERPLLVIGNIAGECHAFGEQATRKTTYDNDGGMLEATDTVVNVIDEDVPATLAQFYRGAADQLVRIDEASVVVAHAPSAD